The following proteins are co-located in the Microbacterium sp. Clip185 genome:
- a CDS encoding permease, protein MSVTTSRTERARSAPARRSSGSRTSVALSLGLALIVVMAAIYIFAPQLLPADVPTRLQDGVTLALSVLIESLPFVALGVVLSILVQVWLPAGVLERWMPRRAWARRAVLSLLGMIVPVCECGNVPFARGLLMRGFSVSETMTFLIAAPIVNPIVIITTHQAFGFSDGILIARLVGGYAVANLIGWLYSRHPSPDALLTDRFRATCEVVVHERGGRGRRSLAQFLVELRAVMPALVIGSALAGAVQVLVPRNALLAIGSNPVLSIVAMMALAIVVSICSNIDAFFALSFASTFTPGSLVAFLVTGPLVDVKMIALLRTTFSTRALVGIVTTVLLFAFALGAVVNLLA, encoded by the coding sequence ATGAGCGTGACGACTAGTCGCACCGAGCGCGCGAGGTCAGCGCCCGCACGGCGCTCGTCCGGCTCGCGGACGTCGGTGGCGCTGAGTCTCGGACTGGCGCTCATCGTCGTCATGGCGGCGATCTACATCTTCGCGCCGCAGCTGCTGCCTGCCGACGTTCCCACCCGCCTCCAGGACGGCGTGACCCTTGCGCTCAGCGTGCTCATCGAGTCGCTGCCGTTCGTGGCGCTGGGCGTCGTGCTCTCGATCCTCGTCCAGGTGTGGCTGCCGGCCGGTGTCCTCGAGCGGTGGATGCCGCGTCGCGCCTGGGCGCGGCGGGCGGTGCTGTCTCTGCTGGGCATGATCGTGCCGGTGTGCGAATGCGGAAACGTCCCGTTCGCGCGCGGCCTGCTCATGCGCGGATTCAGCGTCTCCGAGACCATGACCTTCCTCATCGCGGCGCCGATCGTGAACCCCATCGTGATCATCACGACGCATCAGGCCTTCGGCTTCAGCGACGGCATCCTCATCGCGCGTCTCGTGGGCGGCTACGCGGTGGCGAACCTCATCGGCTGGCTCTACAGCCGCCACCCCTCACCCGACGCGCTGCTGACGGATCGTTTCCGCGCGACGTGCGAGGTCGTCGTGCACGAGCGCGGCGGCCGCGGGCGTCGCTCCCTGGCGCAGTTCCTCGTCGAGCTCAGGGCGGTCATGCCCGCCCTCGTCATCGGCTCCGCGCTCGCCGGCGCCGTGCAGGTGCTCGTGCCGCGCAATGCGCTGCTGGCGATCGGCTCGAATCCCGTGCTGTCGATCGTCGCGATGATGGCGCTGGCGATCGTCGTCTCGATCTGCTCGAACATCGACGCCTTCTTCGCGCTCTCCTTCGCCTCGACGTTCACCCCCGGCTCGCTCGTCGCCTTCCTGGTGACCGGCCCGCTGGTGGATGTGAAGATGATCGCCCTGCTGCGCACGACCTTCTCGACCAGGGCGCTCGTCGGGATCGTCACCACCGTCCTGCTGTTCGCCTTCGCGCTCGGAGCGGTGGTGAATCTCCTTGCGTAG
- a CDS encoding TIGR03943 family putative permease subunit codes for MRSVLTRWLGAGLAAALAVITLVLAVTGRIGLYINPDGAWFAIGMAVVVLVGTALSFVLPLGAEDDHGHDHGEVHHDDHAHHAHERRVSPGALAAVAGGVLASGLVVTMLALPPASLSAELAASRDVGAPPLFAGSDVVSLASTGDTSKFGVGDWAAVFATATNPDAFEGDAVTLTGFVSGDTDGGFDLSRLVITHCVIDAQPARLAISADAAPPSTGQWVTVSGTVRATGSGQLAIVAEQVTPIDEPSDPYEY; via the coding sequence TTGCGTAGCGTTCTCACCCGCTGGCTGGGCGCGGGGCTCGCCGCGGCCCTCGCCGTGATCACCCTCGTGCTCGCCGTCACAGGGCGCATCGGCCTCTACATCAACCCCGACGGCGCCTGGTTCGCCATCGGCATGGCCGTCGTCGTGCTCGTCGGCACGGCGCTGAGCTTCGTGCTGCCGTTGGGCGCGGAAGACGACCACGGCCACGACCACGGCGAGGTCCACCACGACGACCACGCGCATCACGCTCACGAGCGCCGCGTGTCGCCGGGCGCGCTTGCGGCGGTAGCCGGCGGCGTCCTCGCCTCGGGACTCGTGGTCACGATGCTGGCGCTTCCGCCGGCATCCCTCTCGGCGGAGCTCGCCGCATCCCGCGACGTCGGCGCACCTCCGCTGTTCGCCGGATCGGATGTGGTCTCGCTCGCCTCGACCGGCGACACCTCGAAGTTCGGGGTGGGGGACTGGGCGGCGGTGTTCGCCACGGCGACCAACCCCGATGCGTTCGAGGGGGACGCCGTGACCCTGACGGGCTTCGTCAGCGGCGACACCGACGGCGGGTTCGATCTGAGTCGTCTGGTCATCACGCACTGCGTGATCGACGCGCAGCCGGCGCGCCTGGCCATCTCGGCGGATGCGGCCCCGCCGTCCACCGGGCAGTGGGTCACCGTCTCGGGCACGGTGCGCGCGACCGGATCCGGACAGCTGGCGATCGTCGCCGAACAGGTCACGCCGATCGACGAGCCGAGCGATCCCTATGAGTACTGA
- a CDS encoding DNA-3-methyladenine glycosylase: MTTHVPATREALSALPLEVAPRLLDALLETELGGERVVLRLSEVEAYHGRGTGDVPDPGSHARMGPTPRNATMWGEPGHLYVYLSHGIHSCVNVVCGPAGTAGGVLLRGAEVVEGADTARRRRSERGVVRHDRDLARGPGRLGDASGLRHPVHDGVDAVTGEIRAGARARLLLPVSPRRDIATGPRVGVAGVAGGDQFPWRFWIPDDPTVSAFRWGRGAGPGLSAAR, from the coding sequence ATGACGACCCACGTTCCGGCCACGCGCGAGGCACTGAGTGCCCTGCCGCTGGAGGTCGCGCCGCGCCTGCTCGACGCGCTGCTGGAGACCGAGCTCGGCGGCGAGAGGGTCGTGCTGCGCCTGAGCGAGGTCGAGGCGTATCACGGCCGCGGGACGGGCGACGTTCCCGATCCCGGGTCGCATGCGCGCATGGGGCCGACGCCGCGCAACGCCACGATGTGGGGCGAGCCCGGTCATCTGTACGTGTACCTCAGCCACGGCATCCACTCCTGCGTGAACGTGGTCTGCGGCCCGGCGGGGACCGCCGGCGGTGTGCTGCTGCGCGGCGCGGAGGTCGTCGAGGGTGCGGATACGGCCCGACGCCGCCGCAGCGAGCGCGGTGTCGTGCGCCACGACCGGGACCTCGCGCGCGGACCGGGCCGCCTCGGCGATGCATCGGGTCTTCGTCATCCCGTGCACGACGGCGTCGACGCCGTGACCGGTGAGATCCGGGCGGGGGCCCGCGCCCGGCTGCTCCTTCCGGTGAGTCCGCGCCGGGACATCGCCACCGGACCGCGCGTCGGGGTGGCGGGTGTCGCCGGCGGCGACCAGTTCCCGTGGCGTTTCTGGATCCCGGACGATCCCACCGTGTCGGCGTTTCGCTGGGGCCGCGGGGCGGGACCCGGGCTCAGCGCAGCGCGGTGA
- a CDS encoding SCO7613 C-terminal domain-containing membrane protein, whose translation MTETPQGGRWPASARELGDAHKCPSCFAVITGSPCAVCGQPLDDPRMGQVLAIGQTMADAEAARQSIMTAVRESAEAARQAALAERAAVAEQAALAARQQTAPPAPAVPAPAAPVAASAAPAHSAPAPAAPVSPQAGAPSPAPEPLPRRRRLTVPVLLLIVGVSLVGVAAVFFLLLAWFVAGIALRAVIVGGITLLTIAGASLLRRRGLTATAEGIAALGVVLLALDTWAVYANDLFGAASLRPAAWTGSGALAVAVIGRAWARFSRLRTPDLAASLALPTGIGLLLGGAAALPPSEALVAGLLGAAVGGLAHALPAPASSARPGTEGAVERLVLAIVGLSALAVGALLTPLFVEGVGGAIWANAGVVVIGSAYAFVLRPAARERVAGVWLGAAASVLATLALATAGWQLAARSDLPVFGVLVAPVLAVAAAVALDRLRGRLPWLLAAAIAAGIVAVCSLAVHIVMWSVRAALAISENWRLWRTEAFDTPGASLEIPLLALLAAAVLSALLFTAPTARRGSLRHMRPVVCALLLTSAAALTLIPAAAVAGGVIVAAASVVAMRRRADITGWVIAGFIGAGVAYLTGLSAIALWVVAVAVAALLPVAHRLAARATGGLAVALALLPIGVLAVSATIAPNALAVQLGGASDAAAAGCAFVLLQWVALVSALASLLGWRDGASRQALALSTSLLLAVSLAAAAALGTSPLAERALLEPGLGIARAALLVAALIALTARHRESPFAWASAVFVAPAAASGAVALLTLLVAPPFTAALVTAAVAALVVMAGAAVALRARIPHVRLASDVGAAIVIAVAAWPTPLPRGRVLFPVPAEWGGTFVAIVAVAIGAASITRGWRAARAGGVPVTAALRRLLAWPTVAAVTGALWLWLGSAWPDAALEAYVVPPAVGLIAFALVLTRLGRIPEATVAAALGVGVGLLPPAATALGADTTRGIVAAAIATAIAAAAAFLARLRSSAPGLAGATTALGALLLATSGLVVTGPEVASVWGAAAVAVTLIVSVGLARDTSAAATSIATLAGPAAVLVAAAAVVNAVATHGSFPVGLAFVLILLALHLASAGTHRIPLTPALRWTAWGAALVAGALMLAGGVFTEVEPAFAPAGVALAAGAVIAALRADRTSALERTAWLAGLAITALPSVFAPIEPLRTWLVISLVLASALILVWAPLPDIGRLKTPSALVLLVAAWAMAVRSAGTVAGAPTIAALVVGVGTVAVAAGLVRIGAGAGVPASVAAVGSAFVVTTVALRLDGAAPTTAVTMSAAALVGVAAALALGRERWRGVAAVAAVASAVTLATTAGIRILLLTQLPGALFTGEPELWSLAALGLVAAIAVAALRTRSGGRVDLAAMIVISAGVGAFTIAELAAFDGAQFTVRVLLITAVLSTAGTAGWALRGRNGLVLLGTAGAFALVTAASTAPAVIATIEVITLPPALAGLAVGIARMRAEPSRRSWPALGGWLALLTLPSLAYDLDADAELWRVIALGVVAIALVVIGAIRSLQAPLVVGAAVLLVHAIAQLWPWIAAAYVAFWWLWLGLGGVALIFLAARYEKRMRAIKAAFAAVTALR comes from the coding sequence ATGACGGAAACACCGCAGGGCGGCCGCTGGCCCGCATCCGCGCGCGAGCTCGGCGATGCGCACAAGTGTCCTTCGTGCTTCGCCGTCATCACCGGCTCGCCCTGCGCCGTCTGCGGTCAGCCCCTGGACGACCCTCGCATGGGTCAGGTTCTCGCGATCGGCCAGACGATGGCGGATGCGGAGGCCGCGCGTCAGAGCATCATGACCGCCGTCCGCGAGAGCGCCGAAGCCGCGCGGCAAGCGGCCCTCGCTGAGCGGGCAGCCGTTGCGGAGCAGGCAGCCCTTGCGGCACGGCAGCAGACCGCCCCGCCGGCTCCCGCGGTTCCCGCTCCGGCCGCACCCGTTGCGGCCTCCGCCGCTCCCGCGCATTCCGCACCGGCTCCGGCGGCTCCCGTATCCCCGCAGGCCGGGGCGCCGTCGCCCGCCCCCGAGCCGCTACCCCGCCGGCGCCGCCTCACCGTGCCGGTGCTGCTACTCATCGTCGGTGTCTCCCTCGTCGGCGTCGCGGCGGTGTTCTTCCTGCTGCTCGCCTGGTTCGTCGCCGGCATCGCCCTGCGCGCGGTGATCGTGGGCGGGATCACGCTCCTCACGATCGCCGGCGCGTCGCTGCTGCGGCGTCGCGGCCTCACGGCAACGGCGGAGGGCATCGCAGCGCTCGGCGTCGTGCTGCTGGCACTGGACACCTGGGCTGTGTACGCCAATGATCTGTTCGGCGCGGCGAGCCTCCGACCGGCCGCCTGGACCGGCAGCGGCGCCCTCGCGGTGGCGGTCATCGGCCGCGCGTGGGCGCGCTTCTCACGTCTGCGCACCCCCGACCTCGCCGCTTCCCTCGCGCTGCCCACGGGGATCGGACTCCTCCTCGGCGGCGCCGCCGCACTGCCGCCGTCCGAAGCGCTCGTCGCGGGCCTGCTCGGTGCCGCGGTCGGTGGGCTCGCGCACGCGCTTCCCGCTCCCGCATCCTCGGCGCGGCCGGGCACTGAGGGCGCCGTCGAGCGACTCGTGCTCGCGATCGTCGGACTCTCGGCTCTGGCGGTGGGCGCACTGCTGACGCCGCTGTTCGTCGAAGGGGTCGGCGGAGCGATCTGGGCCAACGCCGGCGTCGTCGTGATCGGGTCCGCGTACGCGTTCGTGCTGCGCCCGGCGGCACGCGAGCGCGTCGCCGGTGTGTGGCTGGGCGCTGCCGCCTCCGTGCTCGCCACCCTCGCTCTCGCGACCGCCGGATGGCAGCTCGCAGCCCGAAGCGACCTGCCCGTCTTCGGGGTGCTGGTCGCCCCCGTCCTGGCCGTCGCCGCGGCGGTCGCGCTGGACCGTCTTCGCGGGCGGCTGCCCTGGCTCCTCGCCGCCGCCATCGCTGCCGGGATCGTCGCCGTCTGCTCGCTCGCCGTGCACATCGTGATGTGGTCGGTGCGGGCGGCGCTGGCGATCTCCGAGAACTGGAGGCTGTGGCGCACCGAAGCGTTCGATACGCCCGGGGCGTCGCTCGAGATCCCGCTGCTCGCGCTCCTCGCCGCCGCGGTGCTCAGCGCGCTCTTGTTCACCGCTCCGACGGCGCGCCGCGGCTCCCTGCGGCACATGCGCCCGGTGGTGTGCGCCCTTCTGCTGACCTCGGCCGCGGCCCTCACGCTGATCCCCGCGGCGGCGGTCGCTGGCGGTGTCATCGTGGCGGCCGCATCCGTCGTCGCGATGCGCAGGCGCGCCGACATCACCGGATGGGTGATCGCCGGCTTCATCGGCGCCGGCGTCGCGTACCTGACAGGCCTGTCAGCGATCGCGTTGTGGGTCGTCGCGGTCGCGGTCGCCGCGTTGCTGCCCGTGGCCCATCGGCTGGCCGCGCGGGCCACGGGCGGGCTCGCCGTGGCTCTCGCCCTGCTCCCGATCGGCGTGCTCGCGGTGTCGGCGACGATCGCGCCGAACGCGCTGGCCGTCCAGCTCGGCGGAGCATCGGATGCGGCCGCCGCGGGCTGCGCGTTCGTGCTGCTCCAGTGGGTCGCGCTGGTGTCCGCCCTCGCCTCGCTGCTCGGGTGGCGCGATGGTGCATCGCGCCAGGCGCTCGCGCTGTCGACGAGCCTGCTGCTGGCCGTCTCGCTCGCCGCCGCGGCAGCGCTGGGCACCTCGCCGCTCGCCGAGCGCGCTCTGCTCGAGCCGGGCCTCGGCATCGCGCGAGCGGCACTGCTGGTCGCGGCGCTGATCGCGCTGACCGCACGGCACCGCGAGAGTCCCTTCGCGTGGGCGAGCGCCGTGTTCGTCGCACCCGCCGCGGCATCCGGCGCGGTCGCGCTGCTCACCCTCCTCGTCGCGCCGCCGTTCACCGCCGCGCTCGTGACCGCCGCGGTCGCTGCGCTCGTCGTCATGGCCGGTGCGGCGGTCGCGCTCCGCGCCCGCATCCCGCACGTGCGGCTGGCGTCCGACGTGGGCGCGGCGATCGTGATCGCGGTCGCCGCCTGGCCGACACCGCTCCCGCGCGGTCGAGTGCTGTTTCCCGTCCCGGCCGAGTGGGGCGGGACGTTCGTGGCGATCGTGGCTGTGGCGATCGGTGCCGCATCCATCACCCGCGGCTGGCGCGCAGCCCGGGCGGGGGGCGTGCCCGTCACCGCGGCTCTCCGACGCCTGCTGGCCTGGCCGACGGTCGCGGCAGTGACCGGCGCGCTGTGGCTGTGGCTCGGGTCGGCATGGCCCGACGCCGCCCTCGAGGCGTACGTCGTCCCGCCGGCCGTGGGCCTGATCGCCTTCGCGCTCGTGCTGACGCGGCTGGGCCGCATCCCCGAGGCGACGGTCGCGGCCGCACTCGGCGTGGGCGTCGGTCTTCTGCCGCCCGCGGCCACCGCGCTGGGAGCGGACACCACGCGCGGAATCGTCGCGGCTGCGATCGCCACGGCCATCGCGGCCGCGGCGGCGTTCCTGGCGCGCCTGCGTTCGTCCGCCCCCGGGCTCGCCGGGGCCACCACCGCCCTCGGCGCACTGCTGCTCGCGACAAGCGGCCTCGTCGTCACCGGTCCCGAGGTCGCGAGCGTATGGGGGGCGGCCGCCGTCGCCGTGACGCTGATCGTCAGCGTCGGCCTCGCGCGCGACACCTCCGCCGCGGCGACGAGCATCGCCACCCTGGCCGGCCCCGCCGCGGTCCTCGTCGCTGCGGCCGCCGTCGTCAATGCGGTGGCGACGCACGGCTCGTTCCCCGTGGGCCTGGCGTTCGTTCTCATCCTGCTCGCCCTGCACCTGGCCTCCGCCGGTACGCACCGCATCCCGTTGACACCGGCACTGCGCTGGACCGCATGGGGCGCGGCTCTGGTCGCCGGCGCCCTGATGCTCGCCGGCGGCGTGTTCACCGAGGTCGAGCCGGCGTTCGCCCCAGCCGGGGTCGCGCTCGCCGCGGGGGCCGTCATCGCCGCCCTCCGCGCCGACCGCACCAGTGCCCTCGAGCGGACCGCCTGGCTCGCCGGCCTCGCGATCACCGCCCTGCCGAGCGTCTTCGCGCCGATCGAGCCGCTGCGCACCTGGCTGGTGATCTCGCTGGTGCTCGCGTCCGCCCTCATCCTCGTGTGGGCTCCCCTGCCCGACATCGGTCGCCTCAAGACACCCTCCGCCCTTGTGCTCCTCGTCGCCGCGTGGGCGATGGCGGTCCGCAGCGCGGGAACGGTGGCGGGAGCACCCACGATCGCCGCCCTCGTCGTGGGCGTGGGCACGGTCGCGGTGGCGGCGGGCCTCGTCCGGATCGGCGCGGGAGCCGGAGTCCCCGCATCCGTCGCCGCGGTGGGCTCCGCGTTCGTGGTCACAACCGTCGCCCTGCGGCTCGACGGAGCGGCGCCGACGACCGCCGTCACGATGAGCGCGGCGGCGCTGGTGGGTGTGGCGGCCGCCCTCGCCCTGGGGCGCGAGCGCTGGCGCGGGGTCGCCGCCGTCGCAGCGGTCGCGAGCGCGGTGACGCTGGCCACGACGGCGGGAATCCGCATCCTGTTGCTGACCCAGCTGCCGGGCGCGCTCTTCACGGGCGAGCCGGAGCTGTGGAGCCTCGCGGCGCTCGGACTCGTCGCAGCCATCGCGGTCGCCGCGCTGCGCACGCGTTCCGGCGGTCGCGTCGATCTCGCCGCGATGATCGTGATCTCCGCCGGGGTCGGTGCGTTCACGATCGCCGAGCTCGCCGCGTTCGACGGCGCACAGTTCACAGTTCGCGTGCTCTTGATCACGGCGGTGCTCAGCACGGCGGGAACCGCGGGGTGGGCGCTGCGTGGTCGCAACGGCCTCGTGCTGCTCGGCACCGCCGGCGCCTTCGCCCTCGTCACCGCGGCGTCGACGGCGCCGGCGGTGATCGCGACCATCGAGGTCATCACGCTGCCGCCCGCTCTCGCGGGACTCGCGGTGGGCATCGCCCGGATGCGGGCCGAACCCTCCCGGCGCTCGTGGCCCGCGTTGGGCGGATGGCTCGCCCTGCTGACGCTGCCCTCGCTCGCCTACGACCTCGATGCGGATGCGGAGCTGTGGCGCGTGATCGCGCTGGGCGTCGTGGCGATCGCCCTCGTCGTGATCGGAGCGATCCGGAGTCTGCAGGCGCCGCTCGTGGTGGGTGCGGCGGTGCTGCTCGTTCACGCGATCGCGCAACTGTGGCCGTGGATCGCCGCCGCCTACGTGGCCTTCTGGTGGCTGTGGCTGGGTCTCGGCGGTGTGGCGCTCATCTTCCTGGCGGCCCGCTACGAGAAGCGGATGCGGGCCATCAAGGCGGCCTTCGCCGCCGTCACCGCGCTGCGCTGA
- the rpmB gene encoding 50S ribosomal protein L28, translating to MAAVCQVTGAVPGFGHNISHSHRRTKRRFDPNVQKKTYYVPSLGRNVKLNVSAKGIKVIDARGIESVVKDLIAKGVKL from the coding sequence ATGGCAGCAGTGTGCCAGGTGACTGGAGCGGTTCCCGGCTTCGGTCACAACATCTCGCACTCGCACCGCCGGACGAAGCGCCGCTTCGACCCGAACGTGCAGAAGAAGACGTACTACGTGCCGTCGCTCGGTCGTAACGTCAAGCTCAACGTCTCGGCGAAGGGCATCAAGGTCATCGACGCGCGCGGCATCGAGTCCGTCGTCAAGGACCTCATCGCGAAGGGTGTGAAGCTCTAA
- the rpmG gene encoding 50S ribosomal protein L33 — MAKKAQDVRPIIKLRSTAGTGYTYVTRKNRRNNPDRIVLKKYDPVIRKHVEFREER; from the coding sequence ATGGCGAAGAAGGCACAGGACGTCCGTCCGATCATCAAGCTGCGTTCGACCGCCGGCACGGGCTACACCTACGTGACGCGCAAGAACCGTCGCAACAACCCCGACCGCATCGTGCTCAAGAAGTACGACCCGGTCATCCGCAAGCACGTCGAATTCCGAGAGGAGCGCTGA
- the rpsN gene encoding 30S ribosomal protein S14: protein MAKKSKIARNKQRQEVVDRYAAKRAELKKALVSPESTDEQREAARVGLQKLPRNASPVRLRSRDVIDGRPRGVLSKFGISRVRFRDMAHRGELPGVTKSSW from the coding sequence ATGGCTAAGAAGAGCAAGATCGCGCGCAACAAGCAGCGCCAGGAGGTCGTCGACCGCTACGCCGCCAAGCGCGCCGAGCTGAAGAAGGCGCTCGTCTCGCCCGAGTCCACCGACGAGCAGCGCGAGGCCGCCCGTGTCGGCCTGCAGAAGCTGCCGCGCAACGCGTCGCCCGTGCGCCTGCGTTCGCGTGACGTCATCGACGGCCGCCCCCGCGGTGTGCTGTCGAAGTTCGGCATCTCGCGTGTGCGCTTCCGCGACATGGCTCACCGTGGCGAGCTGCCCGGTGTGACCAAGTCCAGCTGGTAA
- a CDS encoding HU family DNA-binding protein — translation MADKSITKTELVASIASATGQSQSTVSSVLDSLFSTVSEAVAKGTKVSIPGWIAFEQVETSARTGRNPQTGAEIAIPAGKRVKVTAGSKLKAAVK, via the coding sequence ATGGCCGACAAGTCCATCACCAAGACCGAGCTCGTCGCGAGCATCGCCAGCGCCACGGGACAGAGCCAGTCCACCGTGTCGAGCGTGCTCGACTCCCTCTTCTCCACGGTCTCCGAGGCCGTCGCCAAGGGCACCAAGGTCTCCATCCCCGGATGGATCGCGTTCGAGCAGGTCGAGACCTCCGCTCGCACCGGCCGCAACCCGCAGACCGGCGCCGAGATCGCCATCCCCGCCGGCAAGCGCGTGAAGGTCACCGCCGGTTCGAAGCTCAAGGCTGCCGTCAAGTAA
- a CDS encoding cytochrome c oxidase assembly protein: MTTAHARAAGSRTGGPGATSATTLRVAGPVILAVTALVALIVALAYGGGAAPLVIADAGPVVRWGLPIATLVLNLAAATMVGALVLALFGLRPEDRAFEVALDTASIGAAVFTVAAAVTGFFTFVNVFNAAPSADAVFGQQLGRFLVEVELGRTWLITTVAGAVLTVLTFAVRAWTPTLLVAILALASLVPMGTQGHSGELENHSVAVTSLVLHILAAAVWLGGLVLLVVIRPVVARSGQIALLRRYSSIALVAFIVVAVSGSVRAWVSVEALPALLSPYGGILAVKVVALIGLGLLGAWYRLRLISRMNENASARRFWTLIGVELALMGIASGAAAALARTPPPTDQQPPVARTPAEFLTDAPLPPELTPLRWITAWNIDLLWLFVVAFGIFLYLAGVWRLRRRGDHWPLYRTIMWVAGMLLLLWVTSGAVNAYQEYLFSVHMVGHMLLTMAIPLLLVPGSPVTLALRAIRKRDDGTRGGREWILWAVHTPFAKVVTHPIFTALNFVASLWIFYYTDLFRWSLYDHLGHIWMVTHFLITGYLFVLSLIGIDPVPLRFPYPFRLLTLVVVIAMHAFFGVAIMMQTGLFAAEWFGSMGRTWGATPLEDQYVGGGVAWGIGEIPSLILGITVAIQWSRSDERLQRSNDRQADRTGDAELEEYNARLAAIAARDARRGEG, encoded by the coding sequence ATGACGACCGCCCACGCCCGCGCCGCCGGCTCCCGCACGGGCGGCCCGGGAGCGACCTCGGCGACGACGCTCCGCGTCGCGGGCCCGGTCATCCTCGCGGTCACCGCCCTCGTCGCTCTCATCGTCGCCCTCGCCTACGGCGGGGGTGCCGCACCGCTCGTCATCGCCGACGCCGGGCCGGTCGTCCGGTGGGGCCTTCCGATCGCCACGCTCGTGCTGAATCTGGCCGCCGCGACCATGGTCGGAGCCCTCGTGCTCGCACTGTTCGGTCTGCGCCCGGAGGATCGCGCGTTCGAGGTCGCGCTGGACACCGCATCCATCGGGGCCGCGGTGTTCACCGTCGCCGCCGCCGTCACGGGCTTCTTCACGTTCGTCAACGTCTTCAACGCGGCCCCCAGTGCGGATGCGGTCTTCGGACAGCAGCTGGGGCGCTTTCTCGTCGAGGTCGAGCTCGGCCGCACGTGGCTCATCACCACGGTCGCCGGCGCCGTGCTCACGGTGCTCACCTTCGCGGTGCGTGCGTGGACGCCGACTCTGCTCGTCGCGATCCTGGCGCTCGCCTCCCTCGTGCCCATGGGGACGCAGGGCCACTCCGGAGAGCTCGAGAACCACAGCGTCGCCGTCACCTCGCTCGTGCTGCACATCCTGGCCGCTGCGGTCTGGCTGGGAGGCCTCGTGCTGCTGGTCGTGATCCGACCGGTCGTGGCGCGCTCGGGTCAGATCGCCCTGCTGCGGCGCTACTCCAGCATCGCTCTCGTCGCGTTCATCGTCGTCGCGGTGTCGGGGTCCGTCCGTGCGTGGGTCAGCGTGGAGGCGCTGCCCGCCCTGTTGAGCCCCTACGGCGGGATTCTCGCCGTCAAGGTCGTCGCCCTCATCGGACTCGGCCTGCTCGGCGCCTGGTACCGCCTGCGGCTCATCTCGCGGATGAACGAGAACGCGAGCGCGCGACGGTTCTGGACGCTCATCGGCGTGGAACTCGCCCTCATGGGCATAGCGAGCGGCGCCGCCGCCGCTCTCGCCCGCACGCCCCCGCCCACCGACCAGCAGCCGCCGGTCGCCCGCACCCCTGCCGAGTTCCTCACCGACGCTCCCTTGCCTCCGGAGCTCACGCCGCTGCGGTGGATCACGGCCTGGAACATCGACCTGCTCTGGCTGTTCGTCGTCGCCTTCGGGATCTTCCTGTACCTCGCCGGCGTGTGGCGCCTGCGTCGCCGTGGCGACCACTGGCCGCTGTACCGCACGATCATGTGGGTCGCCGGCATGCTGCTGCTGCTGTGGGTGACCTCGGGTGCGGTGAACGCGTACCAGGAGTACCTCTTCAGCGTGCACATGGTCGGCCACATGCTGCTCACGATGGCGATCCCGCTGCTGCTCGTGCCCGGTTCCCCGGTCACCCTGGCGCTGCGCGCGATCCGCAAACGCGACGACGGCACCCGCGGCGGGCGCGAGTGGATCCTGTGGGCGGTGCACACGCCGTTCGCGAAGGTCGTCACGCATCCGATCTTCACGGCCCTCAACTTCGTCGCGTCACTGTGGATCTTCTACTACACCGACCTGTTCCGCTGGTCGCTCTACGATCACCTCGGGCACATCTGGATGGTGACGCACTTCCTGATCACGGGCTACCTCTTCGTGCTGTCGCTCATCGGGATCGATCCGGTACCGTTGCGCTTCCCCTACCCGTTCCGGCTGCTGACTCTCGTGGTCGTCATCGCGATGCACGCGTTCTTCGGCGTGGCGATCATGATGCAGACGGGTCTGTTCGCCGCCGAGTGGTTCGGCTCGATGGGCCGAACCTGGGGCGCGACGCCGCTCGAGGACCAGTACGTCGGCGGCGGTGTCGCCTGGGGCATCGGAGAGATCCCATCCCTCATCCTCGGCATCACCGTGGCGATCCAGTGGAGCCGCAGCGACGAACGGCTGCAGCGATCCAACGACCGTCAGGCCGATCGCACCGGCGACGCGGAGCTCGAGGAGTACAACGCGCGCCTGGCGGCCATCGCGGCCCGCGACGCGCGCCGCGGCGAGGGCTGA